The Streptomyces sp. NBC_00670 genome window below encodes:
- a CDS encoding CBS domain-containing protein, with product MKERVHTVGDVMTRRVVALAAGAMFKDIVRALETQRISAFPVVDRSKKVVGVVSEADLLRKEEFRPDGEDRTRGPAARPSARSDKAYAVTAAELMTSPPVTVGPEATLAGAARLMARHGVGRLPVVDADGVLRGIVSRSDLLTVFLRPDQDIAEEIRREVVGGRFPEGMDSVHVEVHEGVVVLTGRVSDTSLVPLAERLVRSVEGVVDVRCALTPPRHRPVLEPDLAYEDRRAPEAPDTA from the coding sequence ATGAAGGAGCGCGTGCACACAGTGGGCGACGTCATGACACGGAGGGTCGTCGCACTGGCGGCGGGCGCGATGTTCAAGGACATCGTGCGAGCCCTGGAGACACAACGCATCAGTGCCTTCCCCGTCGTCGACCGGTCCAAGAAGGTGGTCGGCGTCGTCTCCGAGGCCGATCTGCTGCGCAAGGAGGAGTTCCGCCCGGACGGCGAAGACCGGACCCGCGGGCCGGCGGCCCGTCCGTCCGCCCGCTCGGACAAGGCATACGCGGTCACCGCGGCCGAGCTGATGACCTCGCCCCCCGTCACCGTCGGCCCCGAGGCCACGCTCGCCGGTGCCGCCCGCCTCATGGCGCGGCACGGGGTAGGGCGTCTGCCCGTTGTCGACGCGGACGGTGTGCTGCGAGGCATCGTCAGCCGTTCCGACCTGCTTACGGTCTTCCTCCGTCCCGACCAGGACATCGCCGAAGAAATCCGCAGGGAAGTCGTCGGCGGCCGGTTCCCGGAAGGCATGGACTCCGTCCATGTCGAGGTGCACGAAGGCGTGGTCGTGCTCACCGGCCGCGTCAGCGACACTTCCCTGGTCCCTCTGGCCGAACGTCTGGTGCGCTCGGTCGAGGGAGTGGTGGACGTACGGTGCGCGCTCACCCCGCCCCGGCACCGCCCTGTCCTGGAGCCGGACCTCGCGTACGAGGACCGCCGCGCACCCGAGGCGCCGGACACCGCGTGA
- a CDS encoding OsmC family protein has translation MVQACRRDRPVGDDIQEAEMNMKTHCGRTIGVTRLAPPGLPPRTARVVLSAPFVARDDERDDEPWLSLTSEEARRLAGLLLFQAAAVDPEPGGVPGEAEVVPIAGDAYEIRVRGHVLTVDQPTDAGGKNTAPTPVELFVSAVASCAAHYAGRFLDRHDLTRDGLRVRAEFRTADDRPPRVAALSLVVEAPSLPPERLAALRAVVSHCTVTNTLARPPEVSLEVRSAESGTAPRSAGPGSVRDGVHDQREAS, from the coding sequence ATGGTGCAGGCGTGCCGGCGCGACCGGCCGGTGGGCGACGACATACAGGAGGCCGAGATGAACATGAAGACGCACTGCGGCCGCACGATCGGAGTCACCCGCCTCGCCCCACCGGGACTGCCGCCCCGTACGGCACGAGTGGTGCTCAGCGCCCCCTTCGTTGCCCGCGACGACGAGCGCGACGACGAGCCGTGGCTGTCGCTCACGTCCGAGGAGGCGCGTCGTCTCGCCGGGCTGCTGTTGTTCCAGGCCGCCGCGGTGGACCCCGAACCCGGCGGTGTGCCGGGTGAGGCCGAGGTGGTGCCGATCGCGGGCGACGCGTACGAGATACGCGTCCGGGGCCATGTCCTGACCGTCGATCAGCCGACCGACGCGGGAGGCAAGAACACCGCGCCGACCCCGGTGGAACTGTTCGTGTCGGCGGTGGCCTCGTGTGCCGCGCACTACGCGGGGCGCTTCCTCGACCGGCACGACCTCACCCGGGACGGCCTGCGCGTCCGCGCGGAGTTCCGGACCGCCGACGACCGCCCGCCCCGTGTCGCCGCGCTCTCGCTGGTGGTCGAGGCGCCCTCCTTGCCGCCGGAACGACTGGCCGCGCTGCGTGCCGTGGTCTCCCACTGCACGGTGACGAACACGCTCGCCCGGCCACCGGAGGTGTCCCTGGAGGTCCGGAGCGCCGAGAGCGGCACCGCACCGCGGTCCGCCGGACCTGGAAGTGTCCGCGACGGTGTCCACGATCAGCGGGAGGCGTCATGA